The following proteins are co-located in the Gossypium hirsutum isolate 1008001.06 chromosome A02, Gossypium_hirsutum_v2.1, whole genome shotgun sequence genome:
- the LOC107952134 gene encoding G-type lectin S-receptor-like serine/threonine-protein kinase SD3-1 isoform X2, producing MLEQDRFLHGFALLLCICLGSLLSGIAVSEIPLGSKLSVGESNSWVSSNGDFAIGFYNFPDQPKQFSVGIRFNSKSVPVDKQTVVWVAGGDVTVGNNSYFQLQENGQLVLFDALQGEEVWTSKTSQLSVALAVLRDDGNLVLLNENRDVIWQSFDSPTDTLLPGQRLSTFRTLRAASQNYVSSLYSLYMNVSGQLQLRWESSIIYWSAGRPSHSNLSAVLSSDGSLQLVAPNLERFWSVFGEDHNDTVRFRFLRLDVDGNLRLYSWMEVSQTWRSVWQAVENQCNVFATCDQQGICAFNASGSHVCTCPFHHAVQSNSKCLVSSQHDCKPGSIMVEHANMFLYGIYPVHDFISLTSLDKCKSMCLSDPSCTAVTFTNDGSAKCRMMKTQYVSGYSDPSLSATSFVKRCSDPLAADPIFPLKSPPQAYKEPYNICIPCLVGAASGTIFVFIVIQLGMGFYLYKRKNIYRRLASLAHSRPGSKCLIILSFTEIKELTGNFSDQIGPKMFKGALPDKQPVAVKELEGTIEARKFRAAVSKVGSIYHKGLAKLEGYCCEFDHRYLVYEYAENGSLDKYIENPTLAERLTWRKRMDISLSVGRAIFYLHTECREFLCHGNLKCENVVLDENSEAKVKEFGLGMLYGEASSRRASAQKDVEDFGKMVLTLVSGFKEVKDVLDWAYKEWMEGNPENVVDKRLKNEVDAEELECALRIAFWCLQADERVKPSMGEVVKVLEGTLPADPPPPPFSCLISAREVEDTSESGSEYIMWRAFSG from the exons ATGCTTGAACAGGATAGATTTCTCCATGGTTTTGCTCTCCTTTTATGTATCTGTCTTGGATCATTGCTATCTGGGATTGCAGTTTCAGAAATCCCATTGGGGTCAAAACTTTCTGTAGGAGAAAGTAATTCCTGGGTTTCTTCTAATGGTGATTTTGCAATTGGATTTTATAACTTCCCTGATCAGCCAAAACAGTTTAGTGTTGGCATTCGTTTCAATTCGAAGTCTGTTCCTGTCGACAAACAGACAGTGGTTTGGGTTGCCGGGGGTGATGTTACTGTGGGTAACAATTCATATTTCCAGCTTCAAGAGAATGGGCAATTGGTTCTTTTTGATGCCTTGCAGGGTGAAGAAGTGTGGACCAGCAAAACAAGCCAGTTATCTGTGGCATTAGCGGTTCTTCGTGACGATGGCAATCTCGTCTTACTGAATGAGAATAGAGATGTAATTTGGCAAAGCTTCGATAGTCCAACAGATACACTTCTTCCTGGCCAGAGACTTTCTACCTTTAGAACATTGAGAGCTGCCAGTCAAAATTATGTTTCGAGTTTATATAGCCTCTACATGAATGTGTCTGGTCAGTTACAACTAAGGTGGGAAAGCAGCATCATCTATTGGAGTGCCGGAAGGCCTTCTCATTCAAATCTCAGTGCTGTTCTCAGTTCAGATGGAAGCCTGCAACTTGTGGCCCCAAATTTGGAACGGTTTTGGTCCGTGTTTGGAGAAGATCATAATGACACTGTGAGATTCAGGTTTCTCCGGCTGGATGTGGATGGTAATTTGCGGTTATATTCATGGATGGAGGTTTCACAAACGTGGAGATCAGTTTGGCAAGCTGTTGAGAATCAGTGTAATGTCTTTGCAACTTGTGATCAACAAGGCATCTGCGCATTTAATGCTTCTGGTTCCCATGTTTGCACTTGCCCATTTCACCATGCAGTACAATCAAATTCAAAATGTTTGGTTTCATCTCAGCATGACTGCAAACCAGGATCCATTATGGTTGAGCATGCCAACATGTTTCTTTACGGAATTTACCCAGTTCACGATTTTATCTCCCTAACTAGTCTAGACAAATGCAAAAGCATGTGCCTAAGCGACCCAAGTTGCACTGCAGTAACCTTCACAAATGATGGAAGTGCAAAATGCAGGATGATGAAAACTCAGTATGTCAGTGGTTATTCGGATCCATCACTTAGTGCAACCTCTTTTGTTAAGAGGTGTTCGGACCCCTTAGCTGCTGATCCCATCTTCCCATTGAAGTCTCCACCGCAAGCATACAAGGAGCCTTATAATATTTGCATTCCTTGTCTAGTTGGAGCAGCCTCGGgcacaatttttgtttttattgtgatTCAGTTGGGAATGGGGTTTTACCTGTACAAAAGAAAAAACATCTACAGGAGATTGGCTTCTTTAGCTCATTCCCGTCCTGGTTCAAAATGTTTAATCATATTATCCTTCACTGAGATCAAGGAGCTTACTGGGAATTTCAGTGATCAAATTGGGCCAAAAATGTTCAAAGGTGCCTTACCTGATAAACAACCAGTCGCAGTCAAAGAGCTGGAAGGAACTATTGAAGCAAGAAAATTTCGAGCTGCTGTGTCAAAGGTGGGAAGCATTTATCACAAAGGTCTTGCCAAGCTGGAAGGCTATTGTTGTGAGTTCGATCACAGGTATTTGGTCTATGAATATGCTGAGAATGGCTCTCTGGACAAATACATAGAAAATCCAACACTTGCTGAGAGACTGACATGGAGAAAGAGAATGGATATTAGCTTAAGTGTTGGTAGAGCCATATTTTATTTGCATACTGAGTGTAGAGAATTTCTGTGCCATGGAAATTTGAAATGTGAAAACGTAGTCCTTGATGAAAACTCTGAGGCTAAAGTGAAGGAATTCGGGTTGGGGATGCTTTATGGTGAAGCATCCTCCCGTAGGGCTTCAGCACAGAAAGATGTGGAAGATTTTGGCAAGATGGTTTTGACATTAGTTAGTGGGTTTAAAGAAGTGAAGGATGTTCTCGATTGGGCTTACAAAGAATGGATGGAAGGTAATCCGGAGAACGTAGTAGATAAAAGACTCAAGAACGAAGTGGATGCTGAGGAACTGGAATGTGCATTGAGAATCGCATTTTGGTGCCTTCAAGCAGATGAACGGGTGAAACCATCTATGGGGGAGGTAGTGAAGGTGTTGGAGGGCACACTTCCCGCCGATCCTCCTCCGCCACCTTTCAGTTGTCTGATATCAGCGAGGGAGGTTGAAGATACCTCTGAATCTGGCTCAGAG TACATTATGTGGCGGGCATTCTCTGGTTAA
- the LOC107952134 gene encoding G-type lectin S-receptor-like serine/threonine-protein kinase SD3-1 isoform X1 — MLEQDRFLHGFALLLCICLGSLLSGIAVSEIPLGSKLSVGESNSWVSSNGDFAIGFYNFPDQPKQFSVGIRFNSKSVPVDKQTVVWVAGGDVTVGNNSYFQLQENGQLVLFDALQGEEVWTSKTSQLSVALAVLRDDGNLVLLNENRDVIWQSFDSPTDTLLPGQRLSTFRTLRAASQNYVSSLYSLYMNVSGQLQLRWESSIIYWSAGRPSHSNLSAVLSSDGSLQLVAPNLERFWSVFGEDHNDTVRFRFLRLDVDGNLRLYSWMEVSQTWRSVWQAVENQCNVFATCDQQGICAFNASGSHVCTCPFHHAVQSNSKCLVSSQHDCKPGSIMVEHANMFLYGIYPVHDFISLTSLDKCKSMCLSDPSCTAVTFTNDGSAKCRMMKTQYVSGYSDPSLSATSFVKRCSDPLAADPIFPLKSPPQAYKEPYNICIPCLVGAASGTIFVFIVIQLGMGFYLYKRKNIYRRLASLAHSRPGSKCLIILSFTEIKELTGNFSDQIGPKMFKGALPDKQPVAVKELEGTIEARKFRAAVSKVGSIYHKGLAKLEGYCCEFDHRYLVYEYAENGSLDKYIENPTLAERLTWRKRMDISLSVGRAIFYLHTECREFLCHGNLKCENVVLDENSEAKVKEFGLGMLYGEASSRRASAQKDVEDFGKMVLTLVSGFKEVKDVLDWAYKEWMEGNPENVVDKRLKNEVDAEELECALRIAFWCLQADERVKPSMGEVVKVLEGTLPADPPPPPFSCLISAREVEDTSESGSESLQYIMWRAFSG; from the exons ATGCTTGAACAGGATAGATTTCTCCATGGTTTTGCTCTCCTTTTATGTATCTGTCTTGGATCATTGCTATCTGGGATTGCAGTTTCAGAAATCCCATTGGGGTCAAAACTTTCTGTAGGAGAAAGTAATTCCTGGGTTTCTTCTAATGGTGATTTTGCAATTGGATTTTATAACTTCCCTGATCAGCCAAAACAGTTTAGTGTTGGCATTCGTTTCAATTCGAAGTCTGTTCCTGTCGACAAACAGACAGTGGTTTGGGTTGCCGGGGGTGATGTTACTGTGGGTAACAATTCATATTTCCAGCTTCAAGAGAATGGGCAATTGGTTCTTTTTGATGCCTTGCAGGGTGAAGAAGTGTGGACCAGCAAAACAAGCCAGTTATCTGTGGCATTAGCGGTTCTTCGTGACGATGGCAATCTCGTCTTACTGAATGAGAATAGAGATGTAATTTGGCAAAGCTTCGATAGTCCAACAGATACACTTCTTCCTGGCCAGAGACTTTCTACCTTTAGAACATTGAGAGCTGCCAGTCAAAATTATGTTTCGAGTTTATATAGCCTCTACATGAATGTGTCTGGTCAGTTACAACTAAGGTGGGAAAGCAGCATCATCTATTGGAGTGCCGGAAGGCCTTCTCATTCAAATCTCAGTGCTGTTCTCAGTTCAGATGGAAGCCTGCAACTTGTGGCCCCAAATTTGGAACGGTTTTGGTCCGTGTTTGGAGAAGATCATAATGACACTGTGAGATTCAGGTTTCTCCGGCTGGATGTGGATGGTAATTTGCGGTTATATTCATGGATGGAGGTTTCACAAACGTGGAGATCAGTTTGGCAAGCTGTTGAGAATCAGTGTAATGTCTTTGCAACTTGTGATCAACAAGGCATCTGCGCATTTAATGCTTCTGGTTCCCATGTTTGCACTTGCCCATTTCACCATGCAGTACAATCAAATTCAAAATGTTTGGTTTCATCTCAGCATGACTGCAAACCAGGATCCATTATGGTTGAGCATGCCAACATGTTTCTTTACGGAATTTACCCAGTTCACGATTTTATCTCCCTAACTAGTCTAGACAAATGCAAAAGCATGTGCCTAAGCGACCCAAGTTGCACTGCAGTAACCTTCACAAATGATGGAAGTGCAAAATGCAGGATGATGAAAACTCAGTATGTCAGTGGTTATTCGGATCCATCACTTAGTGCAACCTCTTTTGTTAAGAGGTGTTCGGACCCCTTAGCTGCTGATCCCATCTTCCCATTGAAGTCTCCACCGCAAGCATACAAGGAGCCTTATAATATTTGCATTCCTTGTCTAGTTGGAGCAGCCTCGGgcacaatttttgtttttattgtgatTCAGTTGGGAATGGGGTTTTACCTGTACAAAAGAAAAAACATCTACAGGAGATTGGCTTCTTTAGCTCATTCCCGTCCTGGTTCAAAATGTTTAATCATATTATCCTTCACTGAGATCAAGGAGCTTACTGGGAATTTCAGTGATCAAATTGGGCCAAAAATGTTCAAAGGTGCCTTACCTGATAAACAACCAGTCGCAGTCAAAGAGCTGGAAGGAACTATTGAAGCAAGAAAATTTCGAGCTGCTGTGTCAAAGGTGGGAAGCATTTATCACAAAGGTCTTGCCAAGCTGGAAGGCTATTGTTGTGAGTTCGATCACAGGTATTTGGTCTATGAATATGCTGAGAATGGCTCTCTGGACAAATACATAGAAAATCCAACACTTGCTGAGAGACTGACATGGAGAAAGAGAATGGATATTAGCTTAAGTGTTGGTAGAGCCATATTTTATTTGCATACTGAGTGTAGAGAATTTCTGTGCCATGGAAATTTGAAATGTGAAAACGTAGTCCTTGATGAAAACTCTGAGGCTAAAGTGAAGGAATTCGGGTTGGGGATGCTTTATGGTGAAGCATCCTCCCGTAGGGCTTCAGCACAGAAAGATGTGGAAGATTTTGGCAAGATGGTTTTGACATTAGTTAGTGGGTTTAAAGAAGTGAAGGATGTTCTCGATTGGGCTTACAAAGAATGGATGGAAGGTAATCCGGAGAACGTAGTAGATAAAAGACTCAAGAACGAAGTGGATGCTGAGGAACTGGAATGTGCATTGAGAATCGCATTTTGGTGCCTTCAAGCAGATGAACGGGTGAAACCATCTATGGGGGAGGTAGTGAAGGTGTTGGAGGGCACACTTCCCGCCGATCCTCCTCCGCCACCTTTCAGTTGTCTGATATCAGCGAGGGAGGTTGAAGATACCTCTGAATCTGGCTCAGAG AGTTTGCAGTACATTATGTGGCGGGCATTCTCTGGTTAA